The Paenibacillus sp. MBLB1832 genome has a window encoding:
- a CDS encoding carbohydrate ABC transporter permease has protein sequence MKRIYTLAIYIFFLCTTAIFLYPIYFPIASSMKGNTEIFSSPFALPTLFKFENYLQAWQVAKIGLDFRNSMLLSTGTVVLCLLVSSMGAYILSRFRFRIKSLIYVYFLIGMMIPIQSTILPLTYIIGKLQWTDNYLVIVLLFVTTNLPIAIFILTGFMSQIPTTLEESGIMDGAGILTIFSTIIIPLSTPAIATVSIFVFLQSWNDLLIPLIFIHKPNLQSISLGLLSFKGQYGTEYGALMAAMVISIVPPLAVYMAAQEKVQSGLTAGAVKG, from the coding sequence ATGAAACGAATTTATACACTCGCGATTTATATATTTTTTCTATGTACAACGGCCATTTTTCTGTATCCGATCTATTTTCCTATAGCGTCATCGATGAAAGGGAATACAGAGATCTTTTCGAGCCCCTTTGCCCTGCCGACTTTGTTTAAATTCGAAAACTATCTACAAGCCTGGCAAGTGGCCAAAATTGGTCTTGATTTTCGAAATAGTATGCTCCTGTCAACCGGTACGGTTGTCCTTTGCCTGCTTGTATCCAGTATGGGCGCATACATTTTGTCCCGATTCCGTTTTAGAATCAAATCTTTGATCTATGTGTACTTTTTAATCGGAATGATGATTCCTATTCAATCAACCATTCTGCCGCTCACCTATATCATTGGCAAATTGCAATGGACGGATAACTATTTGGTCATCGTTTTATTATTCGTGACAACGAATTTACCCATTGCCATTTTTATTCTAACAGGGTTTATGTCTCAAATTCCTACCACGCTAGAGGAGTCCGGTATTATGGACGGAGCTGGCATTCTGACCATTTTCTCTACGATTATCATTCCATTATCTACACCTGCCATCGCTACGGTAAGTATTTTTGTCTTTCTGCAATCATGGAACGATTTGCTTATTCCTTTAATTTTCATACATAAGCCCAATCTCCAGAGCATTTCATTAGGTCTACTTTCATTTAAAGGTCAATACGGCACGGAATATGGTGCTTTGATGGCAGCAATGGTGATATCTATCGTGCCTCCCTTAGCAGTTTATATGGCTGCACAAGAAAAGGTACAGTCAGGATTAACAGCTGGTGCAGTGAAAGGATAA
- a CDS encoding extracellular solute-binding protein yields the protein MKKTSKLISSTIVSVLTTALLVSGCSSTKSESTPATKTGASSPSAKPVTVTLMTRESGDTPSAKFIAEAIKGFTALHPNVKIQDDSVADEASYNSKLKASIASGSTPDIFSFAGAVSLLNYAKSGTIMDITPLLEDKEWASNLLPGITSPFDLTAAGQKGIYSIPWSINYEPIYYNPALFEKAGITTPPVTWDDLLAAIGKLKAAGITPWALGGKDSWRVGHIHTSIFYKLAGVELAQKIGLRQAKWTDPAVVETFQKVLDLKNAGAFEENFEGVNYDSEKALFYTGKAAMTLDGTWRIGDIPKDLKVKAFPFPYFKEHPEFKDHGVNYLAQFVLNGKMKDDEKAMAIAFVKYLTSKNVQQSLLDKYSRLPAIKDADTSKLDDLTKSIIQSGGTIKTPGLDTFSYDPLSAIENASKDALMGTLLGKTPQEMTQQVQKIIDNAK from the coding sequence ATGAAGAAAACTAGCAAATTGATTTCAAGCACAATTGTAAGCGTTCTAACCACAGCATTACTTGTATCCGGCTGTTCCAGTACGAAGTCTGAATCAACACCAGCAACAAAGACTGGAGCATCATCGCCTAGTGCCAAACCTGTGACCGTAACCCTTATGACCAGGGAATCCGGTGATACACCATCGGCCAAATTTATTGCCGAGGCAATCAAAGGGTTTACCGCTTTGCATCCGAACGTTAAGATCCAGGACGACTCCGTTGCAGACGAAGCTTCGTATAACAGCAAGTTGAAAGCGTCGATTGCTTCTGGCTCAACGCCTGATATTTTTTCTTTTGCAGGTGCAGTAAGCCTTTTGAATTATGCGAAGTCAGGAACGATTATGGATATTACACCATTGCTGGAAGATAAAGAGTGGGCGAGCAACTTATTACCTGGGATTACATCGCCATTTGATTTAACGGCTGCGGGGCAGAAAGGAATTTACTCCATTCCTTGGTCGATAAACTATGAACCTATTTACTATAATCCCGCTCTCTTTGAGAAAGCAGGAATTACGACACCGCCCGTCACCTGGGATGATCTGCTCGCCGCAATCGGCAAACTCAAAGCAGCCGGCATCACACCTTGGGCACTTGGAGGAAAGGATAGCTGGCGAGTCGGTCACATCCATACGTCCATCTTCTATAAGCTTGCAGGCGTCGAGTTGGCACAGAAAATTGGACTTCGACAAGCCAAATGGACGGACCCGGCTGTAGTGGAGACATTCCAGAAGGTCTTGGATCTGAAAAATGCTGGCGCGTTTGAGGAGAATTTCGAAGGTGTTAATTACGATTCTGAAAAAGCTTTGTTCTACACAGGGAAGGCTGCGATGACGCTGGATGGGACATGGCGTATTGGGGACATTCCTAAGGATCTGAAAGTGAAAGCATTCCCGTTCCCTTATTTTAAAGAGCATCCTGAATTCAAGGATCATGGTGTTAATTACCTAGCTCAATTTGTGTTAAATGGCAAAATGAAGGACGACGAGAAAGCTATGGCTATCGCATTCGTCAAGTATCTTACAAGCAAAAATGTGCAGCAATCACTGCTGGATAAGTATTCTCGCCTGCCTGCAATTAAAGATGCGGACACAAGCAAATTGGATGATTTGACGAAGAGCATTATTCAATCAGGTGGAACGATCAAGACGCCTGGATTAGATACCTTCTCCTATGATCCTTTATCCGCAATTGAGAATGCCTCCAAGGATGCCCTTATGGGGACCCTATTAGGAAAAACACCACAAGAGATGACACAGCAAGTACAGAAAATTATTGATAACGCGAAGTAA
- a CDS encoding sensor histidine kinase, with protein sequence MTIRAWYLNLSIRRKMYVANVIFIPLLILIVVFSRISSDSVIKNKISSSIQSLDLITKSMVPLVEHDEELSRTIVSNSQVQDFLKNYAQMDANERYRQQMVIGSLFDNLVSKGTNISSIELYGLDQSIVTSRNITVDANRNFIRSDFFKSLKLEYGKVLWVYQPNEESNPGQASIYALREIYDYMTGELFGYIKLNIKESIIASLYADVKIGDTGHLFVVNQTGTIVSSSDRLELSHSIAQTEEFNWLQANNRQGKVFKKNGQKYLIISSPMTYLSWYVIGTVPYHDFIRDTNGLSNQILWIGLLGLLFQILISSFISRSITTPILKLNRSMLETGLGNFKNQLHVGSRDEIGRIALTYNTMVGRISELIDEVYAKQREKRDLELHLLQSQIKPHFLYNTLESICSLIQLKQESQAIVMLKSLSMFYKTVLNKGKEVISIREEIEIVHYYLTILQIRYKGKFEVIMEIDEAIMDFSILKLSLQPLVENAIYHGIRNKRGPGLITIRGSMIDNKVKISVIDDANGFNPEEISKILTQESTTMNTLKGFGLPNVNERIQLFCGTEFGLYLSNEPAGGARVDILLPKLLVSSNQLISRGEVNDPYTSGGR encoded by the coding sequence ATGACAATCCGAGCCTGGTACCTTAATTTATCCATTCGACGCAAAATGTACGTTGCCAATGTGATTTTTATCCCTCTGTTGATCCTCATTGTCGTCTTTAGCAGAATCTCATCGGACTCGGTTATTAAAAATAAGATTTCAAGTTCCATCCAGAGTCTCGATCTGATCACTAAAAGCATGGTTCCTTTAGTGGAACATGACGAAGAGCTTTCGAGAACGATCGTGTCAAACAGTCAGGTACAGGATTTTCTGAAAAATTATGCCCAGATGGATGCCAATGAACGCTATCGCCAACAAATGGTCATTGGATCTTTGTTCGATAATTTGGTGAGTAAAGGGACGAATATCTCTTCCATCGAGTTGTATGGTCTTGATCAATCCATCGTCACATCAAGGAATATAACGGTTGATGCTAATCGTAATTTTATCCGGAGTGATTTTTTTAAAAGTTTGAAACTTGAGTACGGTAAGGTGCTTTGGGTCTATCAACCGAATGAAGAGAGTAATCCTGGTCAAGCTTCCATATATGCTCTGCGCGAGATTTACGACTATATGACAGGTGAGCTTTTCGGTTATATCAAATTAAATATCAAGGAATCGATTATTGCTAGCTTATATGCGGACGTAAAGATTGGAGACACCGGCCACCTCTTCGTTGTTAATCAAACTGGTACCATTGTTTCCTCCTCTGATAGGCTGGAGCTATCTCACAGCATTGCACAAACGGAGGAATTCAACTGGCTGCAAGCGAATAATAGGCAAGGTAAAGTATTTAAAAAGAACGGTCAGAAATACCTCATCATCTCCAGCCCAATGACGTATTTATCCTGGTATGTGATTGGTACGGTTCCTTACCATGATTTTATTAGAGATACGAACGGTCTAAGCAATCAAATTCTGTGGATAGGCCTATTGGGCTTGCTATTTCAAATCTTGATCTCTAGCTTTATTTCCCGTTCCATCACGACCCCTATCTTAAAGTTAAATCGATCCATGCTGGAGACGGGGTTGGGCAATTTCAAGAATCAACTTCATGTAGGCAGCCGTGATGAAATTGGAAGGATCGCTCTCACCTATAATACGATGGTGGGGCGGATTTCAGAGCTTATTGACGAAGTTTATGCGAAGCAACGTGAGAAACGTGATCTGGAACTTCATTTATTACAGTCCCAAATCAAGCCGCATTTTCTATATAACACACTCGAGAGTATCTGTTCGCTCATACAGCTTAAGCAGGAAAGCCAAGCCATTGTCATGCTTAAATCGTTATCGATGTTCTACAAAACCGTGTTGAACAAGGGGAAAGAAGTCATCTCTATTAGAGAAGAAATTGAAATTGTGCACTACTACCTGACGATTCTTCAAATTCGGTATAAGGGCAAATTTGAGGTTATCATGGAGATCGACGAGGCCATTATGGACTTCTCAATTCTCAAATTATCGCTGCAGCCTTTGGTTGAAAATGCGATATACCATGGCATCCGCAACAAACGAGGCCCCGGTTTGATTACAATAAGAGGCAGCATGATTGATAATAAAGTCAAAATTTCTGTCATTGATGATGCCAACGGTTTTAATCCAGAGGAAATATCCAAAATTCTCACGCAGGAATCCACAACAATGAATACGCTAAAAGGCTTTGGATTGCCGAACGTGAATGAACGAATTCAACTGTTTTGCGGAACGGAATTCGGGCTATACTTAAGCAACGAACCAGCGGGCGGAGCACGTGTGGATATTTTACTCCCTAAACTCTTAGTGAGTTCTAATCAACTAATTTCAAGAGGTGAGGTCAATGATCCCTATACTTCTGGTGGAAGATGA
- a CDS encoding zinc-dependent alcohol dehydrogenase, whose amino-acid sequence MRALVLHKPGELKLEQIPIPSCGSKEVLIELKTSCICNGSDPAILAGAHWETFPIVFGHEACGTIVACGDQVTQFQIGDRVAWWFTVGAFAEYVSVTPEHVAMVKLPETISDDEGPLFELAGAAIRAVEAAKIKAGDKVLIVGLGPSGLIMSQLAKNLGASTVIGWDLYGMRRELGLQLGCDGVFDNGACSVREAVINQFGEMDVVIDAYADDLLPGSPTLNDAIAVIRQGGTLISYGHPQQGRMIDIFDFQKKQVIMRGPVNDMQLVRLYFQKAVDYAVEGKLKLAPLISGRVSLDHVMDGLELVMNHPETNLKILVDIQ is encoded by the coding sequence ATGAGAGCGTTAGTCTTACATAAACCAGGTGAACTAAAACTGGAACAAATACCGATTCCTTCTTGTGGAAGTAAAGAGGTACTCATCGAACTAAAGACTTCGTGTATTTGCAATGGATCTGATCCAGCTATTCTTGCTGGAGCTCATTGGGAAACCTTCCCCATTGTATTCGGTCATGAGGCTTGTGGGACGATTGTTGCCTGCGGTGACCAGGTGACACAATTCCAGATCGGTGATCGCGTTGCTTGGTGGTTTACGGTTGGTGCGTTCGCTGAATATGTGAGTGTCACTCCTGAACATGTGGCCATGGTCAAACTGCCGGAAACGATTAGTGACGATGAAGGGCCTTTATTTGAGCTTGCTGGCGCAGCCATCAGAGCTGTCGAGGCGGCAAAGATAAAGGCAGGTGATAAAGTCCTGATTGTAGGACTCGGACCAAGCGGACTTATTATGTCACAGCTGGCTAAGAATTTGGGAGCCAGTACAGTGATCGGTTGGGACCTATATGGCATGAGGAGAGAGCTTGGGTTACAACTCGGGTGCGATGGCGTATTTGATAATGGGGCTTGTTCCGTAAGGGAAGCTGTGATCAACCAATTCGGAGAAATGGATGTTGTGATTGATGCCTATGCGGACGATTTGCTTCCAGGCTCACCAACCCTCAATGATGCCATAGCTGTAATTCGGCAAGGTGGAACGCTCATTTCTTATGGTCATCCGCAGCAAGGAAGAATGATCGATATTTTCGATTTTCAAAAAAAACAAGTTATTATGCGCGGGCCTGTCAATGATATGCAGCTTGTTCGACTTTATTTCCAGAAGGCAGTCGACTATGCAGTGGAAGGGAAATTAAAATTGGCGCCGCTAATTAGCGGTAGGGTGAGCTTGGATCATGTAATGGATGGACTAGAACTTGTCATGAATCATCCAGAGACAAATTTGAAGATTCTAGTAGACATACAGTAG
- a CDS encoding sugar phosphate isomerase/epimerase family protein, with protein MKLAISGQVFAGTLNLEHTLKTISKYGIDTIEIWPGNITPLEEDVCPDAYEGRDIPAAKKLLDEYGFKVSAVSMSAAFHKVISADLDKYAAALLYAVEVAKTLGAQYVNHYCYNLSLEISPDLERIKKAVTPATRFAEKEGIILCLENEAHDATQTPEGMLHILQAMDSPNFKTTFDATNYYQAGQESFPYAYDLLKPYIAYVHLKNGCVYRPELGHSEKSKGAVMTGSLAPNYIYYPPLPEGTVNMDGVLARLEKDGYTGFCIIEPHTKPELAEHYLQVETAYVRERGYF; from the coding sequence ATGAAGTTGGCTATTTCCGGGCAGGTTTTCGCGGGAACATTAAATTTGGAGCATACACTAAAGACAATTAGCAAGTATGGGATAGATACGATTGAGATTTGGCCAGGGAACATCACACCGCTAGAAGAGGATGTATGTCCAGATGCGTATGAAGGACGAGATATTCCAGCAGCCAAAAAACTGCTCGATGAATATGGATTTAAGGTAAGTGCTGTGTCTATGTCAGCGGCTTTTCATAAAGTCATTTCAGCCGACCTAGATAAGTATGCGGCCGCATTACTTTATGCGGTAGAAGTTGCCAAAACGTTGGGGGCACAGTATGTCAACCACTATTGCTATAACCTGTCACTAGAGATTTCCCCCGATTTGGAGCGAATCAAGAAGGCTGTGACACCAGCCACACGCTTTGCGGAAAAGGAAGGCATCATTCTTTGTTTGGAGAATGAAGCCCACGATGCCACGCAGACCCCAGAGGGTATGCTGCATATCCTTCAAGCGATGGATTCACCGAATTTCAAGACCACGTTCGATGCCACGAATTATTACCAGGCAGGGCAAGAGAGTTTCCCTTATGCGTATGATTTGCTCAAGCCATATATCGCCTATGTGCATCTGAAAAATGGATGTGTATACAGACCTGAGCTAGGACATTCCGAGAAAAGTAAAGGTGCTGTCATGACAGGATCCCTTGCGCCTAACTATATCTACTATCCTCCGCTTCCTGAAGGAACTGTTAACATGGATGGTGTCCTGGCACGGTTGGAGAAGGATGGATACACCGGCTTTTGTATCATTGAGCCGCACACAAAGCCTGAATTGGCCGAGCATTATTTGCAAGTGGAAACTGCCTATGTAAGAGAACGAGGATATTTCTAA
- a CDS encoding response regulator codes for MIPILLVEDEYLIRELIKASIDWNGCGFEIVEEAEDGEEALLLLENSKAQLLLVDINIPIMDGMQLTRLVKEKYPNKQIIIITGYSEFEYAKTALELGVSNYMLKPIDPEELQGCLRKVKAEIEKRHYIHNLEDKVKSGFEMHKSAFLASILQNANHFSKEQIEESLQTYQIDLDPVQLQVIVIEIDYMTYKWMNEKERRLWQFATKNVADEIFGKQFTYVSHIGSLNHIVYVINNKDETRLKQVCEEVLNKVKFYLKYTVTIGIGLRYEGYEQIHRSYQDALLALENKFTMGANQVLDAYVSPVFSSNSIVDAPLMFNKEAFIIAIKMGRNDLCHNQIDDVFSQMVGDALSKEVVKQISLDILMAIMKVVAENQVMLPDLFSCHHDYFTFIRSRETIEDIRLTLLMLVEAVVQHSTHNRSKNTVFIDRAREYIEQHYAKSDLSLEEISSYVSISSAYMSTIFKKEMGVGMTEYITEIRLKKAKELIDLHGETSIQDIALNVGYMDAYYFSKCFKKRFGISPKNYSVH; via the coding sequence ATGATCCCTATACTTCTGGTGGAAGATGAGTATTTAATACGTGAATTGATCAAAGCCTCTATCGATTGGAACGGCTGCGGATTCGAGATTGTGGAAGAAGCGGAAGATGGTGAGGAGGCGCTGCTGCTTCTGGAAAATTCCAAAGCTCAGTTACTGCTTGTAGATATTAATATTCCCATCATGGATGGCATGCAGTTAACACGACTTGTAAAGGAAAAGTATCCGAATAAGCAAATTATCATTATTACAGGTTACAGTGAATTCGAATACGCTAAGACGGCTTTAGAACTAGGTGTATCCAACTATATGCTGAAGCCTATTGACCCCGAGGAGCTGCAGGGCTGCTTGAGAAAAGTAAAGGCAGAAATAGAGAAAAGACATTATATACATAACTTGGAGGATAAGGTCAAGTCAGGATTCGAGATGCACAAGAGTGCGTTCCTAGCATCGATCCTCCAAAACGCAAACCATTTCTCTAAGGAACAGATTGAAGAGTCTTTACAAACTTATCAGATAGATCTGGATCCTGTGCAGCTGCAGGTTATTGTCATTGAAATTGACTATATGACGTATAAGTGGATGAACGAAAAGGAAAGACGATTGTGGCAATTTGCTACGAAAAATGTGGCAGATGAAATTTTCGGGAAGCAATTCACGTATGTTTCGCATATAGGAAGCCTAAACCATATTGTTTATGTGATAAATAACAAGGATGAAACACGTTTAAAACAAGTCTGCGAAGAAGTGCTTAACAAAGTGAAATTCTATCTGAAATATACCGTTACCATCGGAATTGGTCTTCGCTACGAGGGGTATGAACAGATACACCGCTCCTACCAAGATGCGCTCTTAGCGTTGGAGAACAAATTTACCATGGGAGCCAATCAGGTATTGGATGCCTATGTAAGTCCCGTGTTTTCAAGTAATTCTATTGTCGATGCTCCACTCATGTTTAATAAGGAAGCCTTTATTATTGCTATCAAAATGGGACGAAACGATCTATGCCACAATCAGATTGACGATGTGTTCTCACAGATGGTGGGGGATGCCTTGTCGAAAGAAGTGGTTAAACAAATCTCACTGGATATCCTGATGGCCATCATGAAGGTAGTCGCTGAGAATCAAGTCATGCTTCCTGACTTGTTTTCCTGCCATCATGATTATTTTACTTTTATCCGAAGTCGAGAAACGATAGAAGATATTAGACTAACCTTATTGATGTTGGTTGAGGCAGTCGTCCAGCATTCCACACATAATCGTTCAAAAAATACAGTATTTATTGATCGAGCAAGGGAATACATTGAGCAGCACTATGCGAAGAGTGACCTTTCTTTGGAGGAAATCTCATCTTATGTAAGTATTAGTTCTGCTTATATGAGTACCATTTTCAAAAAAGAAATGGGTGTAGGCATGACCGAATATATAACGGAAATTCGCTTAAAAAAGGCCAAGGAACTTATCGATCTGCATGGCGAGACCAGCATCCAAGATATTGCGCTAAACGTTGGCTACATGGATGCCTATTATTTCAGTAAATGCTTTAAAAAAAGATTCGGTATTTCACCGAAAAATTATAGTGTACATTGA
- a CDS encoding helix-turn-helix transcriptional regulator gives MLFTPNITLIGIDTPHQTDFIIDRPHGEGCFVLMCFSTPFFTRTLTGMEFGEPGDCLLHDPLFAQYHGTPEGQKEGFRNDWIHMEGTGIKELANQFGVPLNILIRTGEKHLLSAYFRAIESELAHKKPFWQQKIGILIQDVMCLIGRQHMMKIELEQYTPSEREFKQKFIEARATIHEQFAQDWTVERMANLVRLSAERFTVLYQTFFHTSPKEDLIARRLEESKVRLINSHDSIEKISLECGFNSIYYFSRIFKKRVGCPPGYYRNRTN, from the coding sequence ATGCTATTTACTCCTAACATTACCTTAATTGGCATCGATACCCCCCATCAGACGGATTTCATCATTGATCGGCCTCATGGTGAAGGTTGTTTTGTGTTAATGTGTTTTTCCACACCTTTCTTCACCCGTACACTTACAGGTATGGAGTTCGGTGAGCCCGGCGACTGCTTACTGCACGATCCTTTGTTTGCTCAGTATCATGGAACTCCAGAAGGACAAAAGGAAGGATTTCGTAATGATTGGATACATATGGAAGGCACAGGGATCAAAGAACTTGCGAACCAATTTGGAGTTCCGCTCAATATCCTCATTCGAACTGGCGAAAAACATCTGTTATCCGCTTATTTCCGCGCGATTGAATCGGAACTTGCTCATAAAAAACCTTTTTGGCAACAAAAAATTGGCATTCTTATTCAAGACGTCATGTGCCTGATTGGACGACAGCACATGATGAAGATCGAACTAGAGCAATATACGCCCTCTGAAAGGGAATTTAAACAGAAGTTTATAGAGGCAAGAGCAACGATTCACGAACAATTTGCACAGGATTGGACGGTAGAACGGATGGCGAATCTGGTACGGTTAAGTGCGGAACGTTTTACCGTGCTATATCAAACCTTTTTCCATACGAGTCCTAAAGAGGACCTTATCGCCAGAAGACTGGAAGAATCTAAAGTACGATTAATTAACAGTCATGACAGTATTGAAAAGATTAGTCTTGAGTGCGGCTTTAACAGTATTTATTATTTTTCGAGGATATTCAAAAAGAGAGTTGGCTGTCCTCCTGGTTATTATAGAAATAGAACGAATTGA